Sequence from the Amycolatopsis sp. NBC_00345 genome:
GGCGCGCAGCCGGGCGTGGTCGGTGTGCTCGGTGTCGAAGTCTCCTTGCGGGCCGCCGGACAACGCCGACTCGCCGGCCCGCGCCGCGCTCTCGGGATCGCGGTGGGACCGGCCCAGCCGGTCGTCGGTGAGCAGGCGTCGCACCTGCTCGTGGCCGGTGACCAGCCAGGCCTCGTCGCCGACGGCGGTGCGGACCCGGTGGATCGGCCCCTGGGCCTGCAAGGCGCGCAGCCGGGGCGCGACGGCCAGCAGGTCCGGTTGCTCGAAAGGCAGCTGGGCGGCAGCGCTCACGATGAACCCCTTGGTGAACTCGCAGTTGTATATTCTGATGTAAACAACGGTACTTGTATACTCTGGTGTTGACAAGTGGAGGTGGGATGGCGACTGAACCGGAGGCCGTCCGGCGTTTGCCCCGCGCCGAACGGCGCGAGCAGATCCTGGACGCGGCGACCCGGGCGTTCGCGCGCAGCGGGTACGCCGCCACCGGCCTGGACGACGTGGCAGCCGAGGCGGGGATCACGCGTGTGCTGCTGTACCGGCACTTCGACTCGAAGAACGACATGTACCGGGCCGTGCTCGACCGGGCCGGCGCCCGGCTCGGCACCGCGATGGGATCCGGGGACTACGACGAGGGCAGCCTGCCCGCGCTGACGCGCAGCGCCGCGGCCGATCCGGACGGTTTCCGGCTGCTGTTCCGCCACGCGGTGCGAGAGCCTGAGTTCCGCGACGTGGTGGACGGCATCCGAGCCGCCTCCGCCGAGGTCACCCGCAAAGAGCTCGGCGCCACGATCCCGCCCGGCCCGTGGCTGGACTGGGCGGTCCAGCTGGTTCCGGCGGTCACCATCGAGGCGGTGATCGCCTGGCTCGACGCGGGACAGCCGGATCCGGATCAGGCCGCGGGCCGTATCGCCCGGATCGTGCGCGGCATCATCGACGTGGCTGGGGCCGTTGACCGCCCGAAGAAGTAACGACATGGGCGACGGACATGGCGGCGGTGTCGCCAAGCGACGACCCCCGGCATTTCTCCGAGCTGAGCGGCAACCATCGTCTCGATGGCCCCGCCTCCGGCCAACTCAGCGGATGCGCTGGTACCGAAGGTAAACGACCCGGGAGCTGAAGGTCCGGGACTCGATCAGCCGCAGCTCGAGGGGCGTGGCCAGCGGCGGGAAGTACGGGGTGCCGCCGCCGAGGACGACCGGGTAGACGAACTGGCGGTACTCGTCGATCAGGTCCTCGGTGATGGCCTCCGCGGCCAGGCCCGCTCCGCCGACGGACACCACGCCCTCGCCCGGCTTGTCGCGCAGCCGGCCGGCCTCCGTGGCGAGGTCGCCGGTGGCCAGGCGCGCGTTGCCCGCCACCGAAGTCAGCGTCCGGGAGAACACCACCTTCGGGATCGGCCGCCAGATCCGGGCGAACTCCAGCTGCGCCTCGCCGGGCATGGTCTGCTCGGCGTTCTCCCAGACCAGCATGTCCTGGTACAGGCCGCGCCCGCACAGGTATGCGGCAAGGTGACGGGTCTGCTCGACGTGGAAGCCGAACTGCTCGGCGTCCGGGCCGCCCCAGCCGATGTCGCCGTCCGGGCCCGCGATGAACCCGTCCAGCGACACGCTCATCGAGTAGATCACCGGCAACATCGGGTACTCCTCAGCGGCTGGGTGATGCGTTCGAACAGGTCGAGGTCGTTGACGATAGTAGTCGCGCCGGCAGCCCCAGGGGGCCAGTTCCATCCGGGGGTGACCGGGTCACTCGTCAGACTGATGTCCATTGTGCCGCCCGCCGGCGGCCGCTGGACTGGTCGGGCCGGTCTCACGCGGAACGGAAGGACATGTCCATGTTTGGCCACTCACGTCGCAGCCTGGTCGGGGTGCTGCTTTCCCTGGCCACGGTCACCTTGCTGGCCTGCCCGGTCGCGTCCGCGGCCGGGACGGCGCAGCAATCCGCCGTCAACGGCGGTGACGCGATGTACACCGTCTCACCGGGACCAGGCCGCGAGCCGTACTACTGCTCGGCGGGGTTCGCGATCGTCGTCAAGGGGGTCCGGTACCTCCTCACGGCCGGGCACTGCACCGGGCACGGGCTCGACTGGAAGGACATCGGCTCCACTGTGGACACCCACTTCCCGGTGACCGATTACGGCCGCGTCCGGGACGTCTCCGGCTCCGGGCCCGGCCGCGTCGACCTCTACAACGGCAGCACCCAGCGGATCCTGCGCGCGGGCACCCCGCGGGTGGGGCAGCGAGTGTGCAACAGCGGCATGACCAAGAAGAAGAT
This genomic interval carries:
- a CDS encoding dihydrofolate reductase family protein, which produces MLPVIYSMSVSLDGFIAGPDGDIGWGGPDAEQFGFHVEQTRHLAAYLCGRGLYQDMLVWENAEQTMPGEAQLEFARIWRPIPKVVFSRTLTSVAGNARLATGDLATEAGRLRDKPGEGVVSVGGAGLAAEAITEDLIDEYRQFVYPVVLGGGTPYFPPLATPLELRLIESRTFSSRVVYLRYQRIR
- a CDS encoding TetR/AcrR family transcriptional regulator, translating into MATEPEAVRRLPRAERREQILDAATRAFARSGYAATGLDDVAAEAGITRVLLYRHFDSKNDMYRAVLDRAGARLGTAMGSGDYDEGSLPALTRSAAADPDGFRLLFRHAVREPEFRDVVDGIRAASAEVTRKELGATIPPGPWLDWAVQLVPAVTIEAVIAWLDAGQPDPDQAAGRIARIVRGIIDVAGAVDRPKK
- a CDS encoding S1 family peptidase, producing MFGHSRRSLVGVLLSLATVTLLACPVASAAGTAQQSAVNGGDAMYTVSPGPGREPYYCSAGFAIVVKGVRYLLTAGHCTGHGLDWKDIGSTVDTHFPVTDYGRVRDVSGSGPGRVDLYNGSTQRILRAGTPRVGQRVCNSGMTKKKMTCGKVLGLNQTVDYGGGKQVVGTIATDIPVASGDSGGPLFSGSIGYGVLSGGNSQVSFFQPLPPVLTAYGASLA